In the genome of Vicia villosa cultivar HV-30 ecotype Madison, WI linkage group LG7, Vvil1.0, whole genome shotgun sequence, one region contains:
- the LOC131619620 gene encoding F-box only protein 8-like: protein MGATINHIHDDFAFVVLSKLPLKSLTRLCCVRKSWSDLFDNTYFMNMFRKNFLLKNHLHYNDTSLLLRFDESWIADNPCKSGMYSLSGERFENIIQLDLPNLLRGEWSFKILGSTSINGFLFIDCKQSGKVVLWNPNTNEYKVIPPSPFSIKFTTVYHGIYGFGYDSVKNNYKVIRQVVFFNDNEDGSSFWEIYCLKTNTWKTLDIDMPTYYQDYAEVHLYNDGMCHWLAKCKTYGCDSETHNKVYLLSFNMSDEMFVTTTIPSDVEDDVDYRYLAMLSESIALISVYAETTSFHISILSEVGRNESWTKLFILKSLSCIGRPIGVSKNCDIFFIKEDGELAWINLCTEKIENLGLNGAFNCKVINHKKSLVKGN, encoded by the coding sequence ATGGGTGCGACCATCAACCATATACATGATGATTTTGCATTTGTTGTTCTGTCAAAGTTGCCTCTCAAATCTTTGACTAGACTTTGTTGCGTACGTAAGTCATGGTCTGACTTGTTTGATAATACTTATTTTATGAACATGTTTCGAAAGAACTTTTTATTGAAGAATCACTTACATTATAATGATACATCTCTCCTTTTACGTTTTGATGAATCGTGGATTGCTGATAATCCATGTAAATCTGGAATGTATTCTCTATCCGGTGAAAGATTTGAGAATATCATACAATTAGATTTGCCAAATTTACTCCGCGGAGAATGGTCATTCAAAATTTTGGGTTCAACTAGTATCAATGGCTTTCTGTTTATTGATTGTAAACAATCAGGAAAAGTTGTATTATGGAATCCAAATACAAATGAATACAAAGTCATTCCTCCAAGTCCTTTTTCTATTAAATTTACTACGGTATATCATGGGATTTATGGGTTTGGATATGACTcagtaaaaaataattataaggtGATTCGACAAGTAGTATTTTTTAACGACAATGAAGATGGAAGCTCCTTCTGGGAGATATATTGTCTAAAAACCAACACTTGGAAAACACTTGATATAGATATGCCGACATATTATCAAGATTATGCGGAGGTTCATTTGTACAACGATGGAATGTGTCATTGGTTGGCCAAATGTAAAACATATGGATGTGATAGTGAGACACATAATAAGGTTTATTTGCTATCATTTAACATGAGCGATGAGATGTTTGTTACAACAACCATACCTTCAGACGTGGAGGATGATGTTGATTATAGATACTTAGCGATGTTAAGTGAATCAATAGCATTGATTTCAGTTTATGCAGAGACTACTAGTTTTCATATTTCAATTTTAAGTGAGGTTGGAAGAAATGAGTCATGGACTAAGCTCTTCATTTTGAAGTCATTATCTTGTATTGGTCGTCCTATTGGAGTGAGCAAAAATTGTGATATATTCTTTATAAAAGAGGATGGAGAGCTAGCTTGGATTAATTTATGTACAGAAAAGATTGAAAACCTGGGCCTTAATGGAGCTTTTAATTGTAAGGTGATCAATCATAAGAAAAGTCTTGTGAAAGGtaactaa